TAGGAATCCTCCTAATTTGAACTGAAAATGAATGTGATTCAGTCATTGGGTTTTCTGTACCTGCTATTTTCTGGTACCCTATTCATTTTTATTCCTATGAAGTTGCATGTAGAAACGGTTAGGTTGGGCTTACATCATTATTGTCCTGAAATTGGTAATTCCATGTGAAAATTTAATTGAACAGTGCTTCATTGCTGGATGTAAAGTGTGCTTGTGGTATCTGGTAGCTCAGGTATTAACTCACTGTGAAATGAGAGGGTCAAAGCAGAACTGCAAACATGAAACAAATTGACTGACTAACCTGAACTCATATCTTGTTCATAAGAGTAACATGAACTCATTTTCTGTCCACAAGAGTTACTAGTTCTTTGATACTTCACTGAAGATTTGTAGACCATCTCAACGGTGTGGAATACAGATAAGATAATGGATAATTGTACCTTTTGCTATCTGCAGTCTGCAGACTGCAGATTATCCATTTTATACCTAGTACGATGCCAATGCCAATTCAGTATTATCTAAAAGGTATAATGCCAATTATCAGCACCGCTGAAATTAGGccaagtttagttccaaacttttcttcaaacttccaacttttccatcacatcgaaactttcttatacacacaaacttccaatttttccgtcacatcgttccaatttcaaccaaacttccaattttggtgtgaactaaacacacccttagtctGCAGGTTCCAGAAATGAAGTTTCATGCAGAAATGGTTGTGCTGGTATTACATCATTTTGGTGCTGAAATGGATAATTCGGTGGGAAAATATGCTTGTCAGTTCTTAGGCATTCCTGATAGATGGTGTCAGGCATTTCACTGAATGATCTAAATTTTTATGCATATAATGTAAAGTCCGCTCGTGTTATTGGTAATTGAACTACTAAGCTAGTCTGATATAATCGTCAACATTATTTGACATTTCAGTAATCTTTTGCAGATGAGCATATCGATCAGCTGCAAAGGAATACAGAAAATTGGATTTTTTGGGGGAAAGataattggattttttttaatctgcaGATTGTCCTGGTTCATCAGTATTGCTGTAGTTGCTAACCGGTACTCATAGACTCCTTGGTACAACCGTACAACGCTAATTCGCCATCTTAAAGAAATGTTACAATGCCAATTTATCTGCACCACTGAATTTAATCTGTACCCAATATTCAGTCCCAGATCATGTGGAGGTTTGCACTTTGCAGAGTGCCAGTTCTCTGGAACTTAAATTTTCCAATACCTTTTAAACAGAACGAAATTAAGGTGCTTCTCAAAACtagttttgaattcaaattgcaACCTGCAAGTTGCCATCGATCAAGTCTTGCAACGCAAGCAGGCTCCGCTTCCTCCGCAGCTTCCAGAATTTGTTCGAAACGAAGCAAACTGGAGCACGCAACTATCCAACATATATACTACTAGCAGCagcgtcttcctcctcgtcgtcttcAACCTCTCTCGTGTCGCGTGCCAttcgccatcgccaccacctccactaCTCGATCCCCTCCCATCCCTCCGGAACCTCCACTACTACTCGCCCCACCAATGGCTGACGGCGAGTCTCCGCCATGGGCGGAGCTCGTCCCCGACATCGTCCGCAAGATCGGCCGCCACCTCCTGTGCGAGATCGACCGCCACCACGCGGATGGCCTCTGCAGGTCCTGGCGCGACGCGCTTCTACAACTCcggcccccgcctccgccgctcccgcGGCTTGTCCTCCCGGAAGCCGACGGGCCCGCGTTCTACTGCGTCCCCAGCGGCTGCCGCCCCCACCCCTTCGTCCTCCCGCCCGCCGCGCTCCGCGCGCGGTGCTTCGGCTCGTACAACGGCGCCTGGATCTTCCAGGCCGTCGACCAGGCGGCGAACCACGTCCTCCTCAACCTCATCACCCACCAGCAGCTCAACCTCCCCAACCTGATCCGTTTCCCCTCCTTCCGGCTTCCGGGATTGACATTTGACTTCGAggtcgccttcgtcgccgccaccctctcTAGCCAGCCGACTGATCAGGGATGCGTCGGCGCCAGCATCATCGGCTTCAAACGCAGGCCCCTCAACCCACGGCACATCGCGTTCTGGCGCATGGGCGATGAGGCGTTCTCGCAGTCCATCGAGTCGAGGTGGATTGACGAGGAGCTGGAACTGGATGTGGTGGACCTCCTGTACAGCGGCCATGGCGCTggcgccttcctcttcctcacccGAGGGGAAAACATCCGTGTGTTTCGTCAACCGATATTCCCTCTCGGAGACATGCAGACGACAGTGCTCTACTTCGAGCGgcgcggtgacgacgacgacgacgacgggcggcCGGTCCTTGATCGCTACCTCGTGGAGTCCCGGGGGAAGCTGCTCATGGTCGTCAGGTTAGGAGATCGTGAGCCTGGCCGCTTGCCGACCACGACGTTCCGGGTGTTCGAGAGAGAAGACGAGCTGTTCAACAACTACTGGACCAAGCTGCCCGACCTTGGCGGCCGAATGCTGTTCGTCGGAAGAGGCTGCTCCAGATCGTACGAAGCGGCAGATGGGTACCCCGGCATGGAGGGCGTCTACTTCCTGGACGACCGGAGCTTCCACGACCCGATGGTTGTGTACAAGGATGCCGCCCAACGGCGGTATCCCTGCAGCGACAACGGGAGATGGTCGGGAGCACCGCCACCAGCGGAGGTAGAGCGCTGCTTCCCAGAGCAAGGTCCGTCGAACTACTCCCCTCCGGTTTGGATTCTCCCATGAGGCGCACGACACATGTTTTTGGTTGTTGAAATTGTTGCCGGTGATCAGGCTAGTCTGTGATCGTTGCTAAGCTTTCATGCCTTCATCAGCATGTACTGTGTTAGTGTGTTTATTCGTTGAGTTTGGATGGTTTTCTCGTGTTAAAATTGTTACTGGTGTAAGCTGAAGCAGGATTGCTCAATTCAGTGGAGAAATTGATCTGCAGGTGACTTACCGTTCCCTTAGTTTCTGTCTTCATGTTTTTTCTCAAATTTGCATTTCAATTCAAGCTTCTTTTACTGAAGTTGCAGTGTTCACAAATGTCTTGGGAATTGGAAAATGCAGATTGTTCTGTTTCTTTATGATCGATAGTTGTAACATGATGCAGCGCTAATGATCTGCAGTGCTGAATTTAGTAGCACTAGCTGGCAGAAATATTAATATGTAGTAGGATTGACCTTATTCCACTTCATTGTTTCTGATGTAGATGATACTGTACTGCAGAGATAGTTACTTGTTAGTCCAGTATTATTAACTGAACAAAACTCATTTTCGAACAAAATTCACTTGCAGATAGCCAGCAATGATGGATGCGTAGTTTATTTGCACCTTTTTGCTGCCTTAAGTGCCTTTTTCCCCTTGTGATTTTGGATTGCAGCTGATAATTTCTGTGTGGATATGTGCATGTTTGTGCTCAAATTTTCTGTGTCAGAACACATCCTTTTTTGGTGGATGTCCTTTGATTTGTCCGAAGTGAATTTGCATGCAGTCAAATTTAGTTGTAAACTCTAGCTGTCTACTTACGCTTGCAGTGAGCTGAGAATGTGAAAACATTGAGTTCTTAGGTCAAGTACAGAATCCACATGGTCTGAAATCTGAATGTTGGATGCCCGGTGCTTCGTGCGGTCTCTGGTATACAAAAGTGGTGTGCATCCATAATAGTAGCACACTAttcttccaacttttccatgcATTTTCCACTTTGGTTCTTCAGATACAGTAAATAGCAGCTTGGTTCATTTCTCTGAAGTTATAGTTTGCTGCGTATGGCTGGCCTTTTGAATTG
This genomic window from Oryza sativa Japonica Group chromosome 12, ASM3414082v1 contains:
- the LOC4352087 gene encoding F-box/kelch-repeat protein At1g57790, encoding MADGESPPWAELVPDIVRKIGRHLLCEIDRHHADGLCRSWRDALLQLRPPPPPLPRLVLPEADGPAFYCVPSGCRPHPFVLPPAALRARCFGSYNGAWIFQAVDQAANHVLLNLITHQQLNLPNLIRFPSFRLPGLTFDFEVAFVAATLSSQPTDQGCVGASIIGFKRRPLNPRHIAFWRMGDEAFSQSIESRWIDEELELDVVDLLYSGHGAGAFLFLTRGENIRVFRQPIFPLGDMQTTVLYFERRGDDDDDDGRPVLDRYLVESRGKLLMVVRLGDREPGRLPTTTFRVFEREDELFNNYWTKLPDLGGRMLFVGRGCSRSYEAADGYPGMEGVYFLDDRSFHDPMVVYKDAAQRRYPCSDNGRWSGAPPPAEVERCFPEQGPSNYSPPVWILP